From Mucilaginibacter gotjawali:
AGATATTACATTGTTTAATCTGTGAAAGGCATGGGGAGTAATTCTCAGGCCTTTTTTTATGCCTCACCCAACCCTCTCCAAGGGAGAGGGCTATAACTTCACTCTTTTTCAACCCTCTCCTTTGGTGAGGGCAGGGTGAGGCTTAAAGCTTTTCCAAAATTCCACCACATCTTCCTCAGTACCCACAAAAGCACCGGCTGCGGCAGTCTTTAACCCGGCCATCGCGGCAGCAAATTCGCCGGCCTGCTGTATCCCTGTCCCCTTATTCCTTTGGTACAAATAACCGGCCATATAGGTATCACCGCAGCCTGTGGCATCAATAACGCTTTCTGGGTGATAGGCAGGAATATTATAAAACACCCCGTCGCTATAAATTACCGAACCGTTGCTGCCATTGGTAATGATCACTTCTTTTACGCAGCATCCGGCTACCAATTTAGCACCTTCCTCTACAGATTCGCAGCCCGTTAATGCTTTCAATTCGGCTACATCGGCTTTTAAAATATCGACATATTGCAGTGCTTCCATCTTTTGAGGCCAGCCGGTTGCGTTTACCTTAAAATCAACAACATCGCGCAGGTAGCCCTGCACGTCGACGCTGATCTTCCCTTTTTTGGCTAATTCCCCGATCAGCTCCACCGAAATATCGTCGGCGAGCAATGGTCCAAGGTGGAATATTTTGGCGTCAACATCGGCCAGTTGCGCCATGGTAAACGCATCAGCTTTTTGGGTTACCCGCTGACTGCGCGCATCCTGGTTTTCGGCATAGATGTTTTCAAACTCCACCGTATGGGTACTGGGCTGCACTTTTACTTCAATGCCTTTCTCCCGTAAATCCTCCACATAGCTTATTTCGGTATCTGCCAGCGCCGTAACCAACAGGTAGTTTACAGCAAACTTACTTACCGCGCACGAGAAATAATACGCCGTACCACCTGGCATAAATAGCACCGACCGGCTGTTAACTACCTTATCCGAAGTAATATGCCCTACACAACAAATATCGTACATACGTCTATTAGAATTCGGCAAGATAGGAATAAGTCAGGAAGTCCGAAAGTAGGGAAAGTCCGAAAGGAAAAAATGGATCAATAGGTTTGGCCCTATCGCCTTTTCACCCAGCCGGAGTATGTCGTTTCCTCCGGCACATCTGTCGGGCTTTCAAAATCAAGCTTGTAGCCGTCGGGGTCGGCAAAGCAAACCACCCACATGTTATTGCCTACAAACGGTTCTTCTATTTCAACGCCTTTTGCAGTAAACTCATGGTACAGGGAAAGCGCGTCTTCGCACTGGAAGCAAATAGAAATGCCTTTCCCCTTTGGCCCTTCAGCGTCAAACTTCCCCTTGTTGCGCGGCTCCTGCAGCATCAGTGACACTGCCTCCCGCGTTAGCCAGCACCATTCAATTTTGCCCCTCGGGGTCCATTGGTTGGTGAGGGTGAAGCCCAGTTGGTCCACATAAAAATGCAGGGAGGTTTGCATATCTTTTACCATAAAGAAAGGGACAGCGAGGCGGAGGTTGGGGGGAGTTTCCATATCAGCGGTTGTTTTGATATACTAATTTAGGGATTTAACTAAAATTTCAAAAGGCAGGAATGGTTTGGTTAACATGCGCGTTAGGCCTATGCACACATGGCTCTATTGTCTCAACCTTTTATTGGTCTTTTAACTCATAACCGCTGCCGCTCAATTGCCGCGGGGGCTGTTACTTTTTGTCTTGATACAAAAAGTAACCAAAAAAATCAAGACAGAAAAAAGCTTCAGCGCTGCAGGCCATACACCCGGCCCGCTTTTCTGTCAGGCTTTTGCCCGCTTTTCATCTTTCTTTAATTCTAAAAAAGCTCCTCAAAAGGGCATTTTTTTTCCGTCAGCAGATAAGCTTCGGAAGAAAGCCGGAATATCTGCGGATGTGCAGATGTGTAAATAGGCAGATAATTTAATTTACAATGGAGCCCCGTCAGCAGATAAGCTTCGGGAAAAAGCGGGAAAAACTGCAGGCCTGTGAGGTAGCCTGGGCATAGCAAACTGCGAAGCATTCTTGAGGGCCCATAAAAATAAATTACTGCCGAAAAATTTTTGCATGCAAGTTAGCCCGCTGACAGGGTAGCCCGGCAAAAAGATTGCAGCCCCGGCAGTTTTTCCGGCTTTGTGCGGCAAAGGCCCTCGGCGGCAAAGAACCCTATCTGATGACTTGATTTTTTGGTTACTCTTGGATCAAGCCAAAAGTAACAGCCCCGCGGCAATTGAGCGGCAGCGGCTCAGAGTGAAACCAAAATCTTTATAGCAGAACCCCGCAACCAACCCTACGCAGCAATTCCCCTCACCCCGCTCTTCCCGCACAAATACACCGTCACCAAAAACGAAACCAGCAGCAGCATGCCCACAAACTGGTGTGCCACCGCAAACCCTATCGCCCCTGTAAACGGACTATTTACTACTGCCAGCACTCCAAGCGTTATCTGCATAAACACCAATAGCAACGGCACCCTGCTGAATTTCTTCAGCCAGCCCCTGCTTACCGTTCTCCCTGCCAGGTAAAACCATAATAACGTACCCAACCCAATCAGGTATGCCAGCGTACGGTGCACCACCTGGATCACCAGCGGATCAGTATACAGCTTCCGCACCCAATCAGCACCGCCAAACAGGTTGCCGGGCATAAATGCCCCGTTAATATCCGGCCAGGTAGGTGCACTCAAAGCAGCGTGGCTGCCGGCCATCAGCGCGCCGTAAATCAGCTGCACCAACAGCAATACCAGCAGCCCCCTGTTCAGGCCCTGCAATACCGGGCGGTAAACCACCTGCTGCGCGGGTACGGCCAATTGCAGCAGCATCCACACTAACCAGCTGAGCAGGCACAGGGCGCAAATAAAATGGACCGCCAGCGCCACCGGGTTCACGGCGGTATCGGTGTCGTTAAGGCCGGTTTGAACCATTATCCAGCCGATGGCTCCCTGCAGCCCGCCCAGCACGAAGAGGACGGCCAGCGGTTTCACCATGCCCCGGCTGATCCGCTTTTGCAGCACGAATACCACAAAAGGAATCAAAAATACCAGCCCCATCAGTCGCGCCCATTCCCGGTGCAGCCATTCCCAAAAAAATATCGACTGGTAATCAGCCAGTGTAAACTGGCTGTTGAGTTTCTTAAACTGGGCAATCTGCCGGTAATGCGCAAAACTTTGCTCCCAGGCATGCGTATTCAGCGGGGGCAGGACGCCCATCAGCGGGTCCCATTGGGTAATGCTCAGGCCGCTGCCCGTAAGGCGCGTAATGCCGCCCAGCAGAATCTGCACCATCAGCATCACAACGCCCACGCCCAGCCAGGCGCTCACCATACGGTTGTTTTTTCGGGTTTGGGTATCGCTGATGGTTGGGTAAATGGCTGTTTGCATGGGTCTTATATTCTTTTGTTAAACTGAATGTTAAAAATACCGAACACCGTATATCCAATGCAGAATATTGAAGTTTTCTTTCAATATTCGACATTCAACATCATTATCCGATATTTAAATTCCTGTTTTCGACGGGGCACGGAAATCCCTGCAAGTTCCCCTATTAAACCGGTGCAGAAAATGATCAGCATCACATTTCTGCCTGCGCTAAACCGGTTGCCTGAACAATATGAACCAGGTGAATAAAGATGAATAAGGGTGAATACACCTGGGACACCCCACAATATGCCCCGCCGGGCTGCAAAAGCCATTTTCGCGAAAATTTAATTGCAGCAATTCATCACAAATCCTGAATTGACAGACTACTCACTACTCGCCATACGGGTTATAATCATCTGCGGGGTACCAGGTGCCGGCAAACAATCGCGACTGCATGGCCACGGTGCAGCGCTGCACATGGTCCCAGTCGTAAAAGGAATGGGGCACTTCCGGGTGGCCCCAGTCGCCGCCCCAGATCAGCTGGTGGCTGTGCGCCAGCTGGCCCAGCACCGCGAAACTCCCGTCCCACGATGGCTCGCCGCCCACATTTTTTACAATATCGCAGGCCAGGCCGTAGTTATGCACCCCAACGGTGCGCAGCTGGGTTACCCCCTGGTCAAACAACTGCTGCTGGCGGGCCTGGCTGCGGAAAGTTTCAAAAACCATCAGCGCGAGGCCCTGCGCCGCCGCGGCGGCAATAATTTGCTGCACCAGCCCCCGGGTAACCGGCTCCAGTAAATTGATATCATTGATACATTCGGTCGAATTAAAACGGGGATCGTTTTTAATTACCTCTTCATAAAAGTTTGCCATTGTTTTTAAGATTTAGGGGCCTGCAGATCAATCGCCGGAAACCTCTCCGGCAATTAAAATCTAAATTTCCGATTTATTTTGATGAAAAGAAAGCGTGTTTTTACGGTATTTCCCGCGGTAAATCCCGCGAAAATGGGGTGGGGGAAGCAGTAAAATGAGGCTGGTTTTTGGCTAAAATATTCTCCCTTCAAACGCCCGGGGAAGAATATAAAGAAAATTAAAATTTAAGCGGCGATCTGCTGGTATGCCGTAAACGGACGATGCGGATTTCGTTTGGCATAATCCGGTACGAGACACGGTAATGGTGTTTTTCAAAAGCGCGCCAGGTACCGTCGTTATCTTTTTTAAATTTATCGGGAGGGTATTTCGTAGGATAATTACATAATTCTATGGTCAAATCAATCAGCTCATCCCTCAGCATTTCTGCATTTTGCACCGAATCCAATTTGATATATAAATAAGCTTTCGGCAACTCAATTCTTGCCCTTTTGCTCCAAACTGTTACCCTTTGCCGGCTTCAATTCTCAAATCGGCGGCGGTTTTATAGTCGCCGCGCTCAATTTCAGCATCCCCGGCCAAAAGGTCTTCGTTGTACTGTTCCAGTGTCTGGGCTTTTTCAAGTTCCTGGTAATCAATTCCCATTAGCTTTAAAGTACTCAACAACCACGCTTTCTTGCCGGCATCTTTAATATTGTCAAAATCTATGATCAGGTCCATACTTACCGGTTTTATATCTATCTACACAAAGTTATTTAAATATCGCAAATTTTACAATGGGCGTTGATCACCTGGCACAGCCGAACTTTCACTGAAAAAAACCGGGAGTCGGAGACTCCGGGCATAGTTAATCCGAAGTGGAACACTTCGGACAGCGGGGACTAATTTTGTTCTTCAATAGTAAGCCCTGAAACTTGAATGTGCTGATTATTTTCAACAACAAAGCCTGTGTAATTGCCTTCTTTTTCGAAATTGTCAATGCTGTTAACTAACGTATCATTAATATAAAATTGGCAAACTTGATTCCCCTGGTACCATATTCTCAATTTGTTTATTTGACCATTTGTTTTTAGAATTTTGTCGCTCGCCGTCCAAGGCAATATTGTATAAAATTGGCTATCCAAAAATCGACAAACACGATAGTAACCTTCGGCTGAAATTTCGAAAAGATATAAGTTACCACTGTCCTTATATGAAAACGTTAGACCATAGCCGTTATTTGCAACTCCCGAAAAATGACTTATTAAGGCCGTTATCCGATAATCGCCATCTGAATTAATACTGGTGGGTATAACGGGTTCAAACATCCCTTGGCCCAAACTCTCCATTTCGTATTTATTATTTCTAAAATAAAAATTGTAGTTATAGCCTCTCTGAACCGGCCATCGGCTGGCGTTATCCACAAAGCTATCCGAGAAAGAGACTTTAAAAGTTTTATTGTCAGCAGTAGTATTGGCGGGGGGATTATTGTCTTTATCGTTTGCTTGAGGTTCGTTAGGCGTTGTTTGAAAAAACCTTGCAAACATGGGATAATAGGTATTATATGCCGCTTGTGTTTTGTATTTAAAGCCTTTGACATGATGAATGTTTTCTTTTTGGCTTTGTACCTCTAAATAAGCACGTTCATAAGAATTATCTTTTGCCTTAATATCGTACCGCACTATTTCACCACCCCTCCCTACATTAGTAGATACAAGTGTTTCAGTTTTTGCATCAATGGCAATATCACTCGCTACATTTCCCCAAGGCGAAAGGAATATATAAAACTCCGCATCGCCATCAGGAGAAGTAAAAAAGAAACTTTGAGCAGCTTTGGTTGTAATTGATCTTATCGAAGGTCGAGCGATAAAATTGGATGGAAGTGTCACAGTGAAACCGTTGCCTACAAAATGCCCATCAGTGAACGGTAAAACAAACGTGTTAGTAGTTAAATTTGGTTTTAGAATGGGGTTACTGTTATCGGCCTGATTTGGCGCTTTTCCATTTTGACATCCAGCATCATAAAAGCCAATTGAGAAAGCCTCAATTCTATCCTTCCTTGCTGGGTATATCCCTTTACTATAAGAAGGACACTCTGTTATATACAATTGTTTAGCATCTTCCAACTTAAGACCAAGCTTGCATATTACACTTCCTGCAAACTTGTCGGCATCTAATTCGTCAATTGTTCTTTTGGAATCCTTTGTAAACAGATTATTATTTAAATGGTGTGCTATTTCATGGGCCAATATGGCGATTTTATATGTTTCATTATTTAAAGACCCAAAAAAATCCTGATTATAATAAATTATGCGATTATTATCAGCATCAATAACCGCGCATGCTGTAGCTGTGAGACTGGAACGCTGAATAGTAAAGTTTTTACTTATTCCAGACACGTCGCAAATTCTTTTCACATACTCAAGCGCTTGGTTATCAGCGTCCCATGCGTATCCTTCCGATGTTGTATCTTGCTTACTAAACCCGCAGCTTCTATTTATAGAAGCTTTATATTGAGCAAATCCACATAGTTGAAACAACAATAGTATCATCGTCATAAAAAAGACCTTCTTCATTTCTTATATCAATTAATTATAACATTCTGAATTATTATTTTCTGACTTCGAGCTTTAAATGTGGAATCAATCTGGGTTTCAGAAAAACCTCTTATCTTTTTTACATCTAATAATGAATAATTTTGCAATAAATACTCTTCAATCTGATCTATTTGATTGTTTAATTTAGCTAAACAATCAGTATTTTCATTTGATTTCAGTCTCTGAAGATTGGTATACTTAAATATTATTAAATATTTATAGGCAAGTATGTAATTTTTGTCATTAACAGCTTGCCTTGCCATGTTTAAGCCCCCATAATCAATATACGGCTTATTTTGACTATACCCATTGTTATAATTGAGCAGTAGAATTAATGCAAAAAAGAATAGGCGTAAAGGAAACTTTTTCATGATTTTCCTATTTTAATGTTATTGAATCATCAAGTTTTGGTGAGGGTAAGTTATATTTTGGAATTGTTGTACGCAGAGGAAAACCGTGAATGTTTTCGTCAGAACTTAGTCCCTTTATAATTGTGCAACAAATAATAATCGTACCCAAAACCACAAAATAAGTTCCAGGCAGGGCTTTTTTTATTATTAGCTTATTATTTTTAAAAGTCGCCTCCAGATCACCACTTTGAATAAAAACTCCTTTTACAAAAAGCTTGTATCCTAGAAATATTATAGCGAGGCCTACTAATAAACAGGTTATTTTATAATAAAATACAAATTCCATATGGGGGGCGTTAAGACTCGGTTTAGAAAGCAATAATGATTTAGAATAATAATAAAGTTAAATATTATAAAATTAAAAATCAACTCCTTATATAATATTTTCTATACCGTAGTTTGCCCTCGCCCGGTGAAGCGTGTCGCTTCTCCCAACCTGGCGGGTATGCCGGGCAAATGCCATGAGGGCTGCGTGCCCCGCTGACAGGTAAACACTTTAACCGGTTGGAGGTATTCTGAGCGATATCATCGGGCACCTATTTTTAACCCATGAATAGGCAATGGTTGATTACCTGGCAGCGGCACACGAGTAGGCCACATCTTTGGGCTCGCGTTCCCATATCGTCATGAAATATGAATAAATTGATTATCAGCAAATTACATGGGTATTGTCAAAAAAACAAATTTGCTATTAATTGATTATCAGCTACTTAGAGAAATTCCGAATTTTATGGAAAAAGCAAAATCGCTGATAATGAGCGTGTTTCACGATGTTCCGCGTGTTCCGTGCGCAAAAATGGAACGCTGGAACGCACTGTATCGTCCTGAAAAAAGTTTATACTTGGTCTTCGAGCTATTCGTTTACTCTTTTTTTAAAATTTGTAATTTCCTTTTCGGTCCAATGTATGTTTAAGTATTCTATTCTTTTTTCGAAACTCACTAATGATTTGGGTGACCATATGATAGAATAGCTCATAAACCAAGCCTTTTCACTGCCTCCTCGTGTGGTATGCCCTCACCTCTGTCTAATTGCTCAATAGCAGTAAACACATCTTGCTGCTGTTCCCCAGTTAAATCATCAAACCAGTCATGGTCAGCTTTTTTAAGTATTTTTTTTACTTTTTTGATAAGGCTGATGTCCTCAATATCCAATATGGCCTGTACCAAATTTAATTTTTCTGCCTGTAAATCCATGATGCCTTGTTTAATAACACTAAGTTACGATGTTAATCATTCTTCAACAAATAATCCTTAAACCCTGCAAAGTCTTTACCCAAGGCAGTAGCATGTTTTTGTTTTTTGCTGAGGCCGGCAACCTGTTCGGGCACATCCACCTTGCCGCCAATACTCTCCGGAAAAACATCCGGGAATTTGCAGGGGTGCGCGGTGGATAAAAATATGCCGGCGGTATCCCTTTTGTAGTTGTCCTGCTGCCAGTCGCGCAGGGCTTGCCAGGCGATGGCGGTATGCGGGCAGGCCACGTAGTTATAGTTATCAAAAATAAACTTAATGGCTTCCAGCGTTTGTTCATCGGTATAGCTATAGCCGGTCACCTGTGTTTTTAGCGCTTCGGCATCTTCCTTAAACAGATCGGCGATACGTACCCAGTTGCTCGGGTCGCCTACATCCATGGCATTGCTCAGGGTAGCTACGGATGGTTTGGGTTGGTATACGCCTGTCTTTAAAAACTCCGGGACGGTATCATTCACATTGGTAGCCGCAATAAAATGCGAAACGGGCAGGCCCATCTTCCAGGCCAGTAAACCTGCGCCAATATTGCCAAAGTTACCGCTCGGTACCGAAAATACTACTTTGTTAATGTCGCGTTTCAGCAACTGCGCGTAGGCATTAAAATAATAAAACGTTTGCGGGATGAGGCGGGAAATATTGATGGAGTTAGCCGATGTCAGCCTGAATTTTTCATTCAGTTCCTTGTCGGTAAAGGCCTGTTTCACTAATGCCT
This genomic window contains:
- a CDS encoding PfkB family carbohydrate kinase, with protein sequence MYDICCVGHITSDKVVNSRSVLFMPGGTAYYFSCAVSKFAVNYLLVTALADTEISYVEDLREKGIEVKVQPSTHTVEFENIYAENQDARSQRVTQKADAFTMAQLADVDAKIFHLGPLLADDISVELIGELAKKGKISVDVQGYLRDVVDFKVNATGWPQKMEALQYVDILKADVAELKALTGCESVEEGAKLVAGCCVKEVIITNGSNGSVIYSDGVFYNIPAYHPESVIDATGCGDTYMAGYLYQRNKGTGIQQAGEFAAAMAGLKTAAAGAFVGTEEDVVEFWKSFKPHPALTKGEG
- a CDS encoding VOC family protein, which translates into the protein METPPNLRLAVPFFMVKDMQTSLHFYVDQLGFTLTNQWTPRGKIEWCWLTREAVSLMLQEPRNKGKFDAEGPKGKGISICFQCEDALSLYHEFTAKGVEIEEPFVGNNMWVVCFADPDGYKLDFESPTDVPEETTYSGWVKRR
- a CDS encoding COX15/CtaA family protein; this encodes MQTAIYPTISDTQTRKNNRMVSAWLGVGVVMLMVQILLGGITRLTGSGLSITQWDPLMGVLPPLNTHAWEQSFAHYRQIAQFKKLNSQFTLADYQSIFFWEWLHREWARLMGLVFLIPFVVFVLQKRISRGMVKPLAVLFVLGGLQGAIGWIMVQTGLNDTDTAVNPVALAVHFICALCLLSWLVWMLLQLAVPAQQVVYRPVLQGLNRGLLVLLLVQLIYGALMAGSHAALSAPTWPDINGAFMPGNLFGGADWVRKLYTDPLVIQVVHRTLAYLIGLGTLLWFYLAGRTVSRGWLKKFSRVPLLLVFMQITLGVLAVVNSPFTGAIGFAVAHQFVGMLLLVSFLVTVYLCGKSGVRGIAA
- a CDS encoding M15 family metallopeptidase, translating into MANFYEEVIKNDPRFNSTECINDINLLEPVTRGLVQQIIAAAAAQGLALMVFETFRSQARQQQLFDQGVTQLRTVGVHNYGLACDIVKNVGGEPSWDGSFAVLGQLAHSHQLIWGGDWGHPEVPHSFYDWDHVQRCTVAMQSRLFAGTWYPADDYNPYGE
- the thrC gene encoding threonine synthase; translated protein: MKLYSTKNPATRVSFKEAVFNSMPQDKGLYMPVNIPRLEDNFLNHLDEYTLPEIAFHVAQKLIGDDIPADDLKEIIADAISFLAPAVKLEENVFVLELWHGPSLAFKDFGARFMSRVMSYFLEKGEKQLDVLVATSGDTGGAVALGFLGVPNTRVTILYPKGKVSDIQELQLTTNGQNIRAVEVDGTFDDCQALVKQAFTDKELNEKFRLTSANSINISRLIPQTFYYFNAYAQLLKRDINKVVFSVPSGNFGNIGAGLLAWKMGLPVSHFIAATNVNDTVPEFLKTGVYQPKPSVATLSNAMDVGDPSNWVRIADLFKEDAEALKTQVTGYSYTDEQTLEAIKFIFDNYNYVACPHTAIAWQALRDWQQDNYKRDTAGIFLSTAHPCKFPDVFPESIGGKVDVPEQVAGLSKKQKHATALGKDFAGFKDYLLKND